The following DNA comes from Lynx canadensis isolate LIC74 chromosome B1, mLynCan4.pri.v2, whole genome shotgun sequence.
tgactgagcagaagtcagacacttaaccgactgagccacccaggaggccctggggAGTTTACTTTTGGTTTTGAACCTGGAGTGGAGGTGTTTCCCCCCAGGAGTAAGGCAGAGCGTGGGAATATAACAGGGTTATACACAATCGCCTTGGCAGGTAAGCTTGAAAAACTCCacacaaacagaatgaaacaggTTTTTTGCTACCAGGCCGGTCCAAGAAGGCTTAGAAAGACAGCATTTCCCAAACCAGTGTGACCACTGCAGCTCTCTTCCCGGAGTAATTTGCATGATCATTTCTGGAATGTTGCTATgggggggtcttttgtggttttgaaAGCCAGGTCTCACCGAAATTTGTGTAAAACTTTGAGATCCTGTAGCCAAATGGTGAGCTATTTGTCTCAGAGAAGAGAATGTAGAAGCTGTGCATTCATCATCCTGTACAAGGCAAAGAAGCCTTCTGGAATCTCCCAGAATGAAGCACGCTGTGATGTGTGTGTTGCTTCTCGCCggtcctccctccttcctgggtcctccctccttcctggtcCTCTTCACGTCCAATGATGGAAAAGGGTAGAAGGGTGATGGTGGATGATAATTCCAACAAGGGATCTcatagagacttttttttttaactacccaTTCCCAGATTTTGTCGTTCATCAGACTTTGCCTTACCAGTCGGTTTCCGTGGATACATTCAACTCCAAGAACGACGTGTACGTGGCCATCGCTCAGCCCAGCATGGAGAACTGCATGGTGCTGGAGTGGGACCATATCGAAATGAACTTCCGGAGCTATGACAATATCACAGGTATGTTGTGGCTTTGGTCAATGTATCCCCCTCGTTTCGTTGTGGCTGGTGGGCGAAGAAGCATTCTGTCCTCCCCAGGAAGGAAAAGCTGGGCTCTCTGACTTGGTGAGAGTCGCGGAACACATTCCAGCCCGCCCTCGTCTCTCTGATTCTTTCTCGACTTGGTCAATTATTGGTGAGAACAGAAACTTAGGGTGGTGGTCTTATTTATTGTTGCTGATTCTTTCCAAAGGGAGAGGTGATGGGTCGCGTGTTGCGGGGAGGCATTTTCCGGTCGTGGTGAGAAGTCACCAGAGAATCCCTTAATCCTGATCACTTGTGGCAGCCTAAGACTTCAACAGCTTTTCAGCAGCCCAGTGATACCTTCGACTTTGGTTAAGCTGATTGTTAACGAATATGCTAACACACACGTTCTCACGCGTACACGTGCACATCcgtgcatgcacacgcatgccCACACTTGCCAGATCCTGGTGGCCACTGCTTCCTTCTCACAAATACAAACACAGTAAGAATAAATGGCTGTCTAAATTCATGCCTTTGGGTTGAAACCTAGTTAATGCCTCTTTCAACGCTGTCAGGAACCCATTGTCTTAGCGCTGCTAAAAACGGGCTACTTGCTTTGTAAATACTGGGTCAAGTCAAAATCATCTTTTAGAGACGTCTTGTTTATCAAGTGCAATCTGATAATAGCACTGACTTTATAAACAGCACCACGGTGGCCTGTTACCCTGTGAGAGGCTTGCCCTTAGTGGTTCCCGATTTGGAGTTAGAGCAGTGTTTTGCTGCTGCAGCCAGAGAAGTGTATCAGGTAGAAATTCCAGATTAGGAGACTCCTAGGAATCTCTCGGGTGCAGCGCGGTTTTGCAGCAGGTGCAGGGGGTgtagggaggcagagagagtgccGTTCCCCCCCTTCCAAGAACAGAGACGCTAATGAGCCTAATCTCTGCAGCACTGAGAGGTCTGTGAGACACACGAGCACCTCCGTAAGCTCAGAAGATGCCACGTCAGATGAGCCTCTGCTGTTGGGCCACCTGGCTTCCTAGTGCTGAGTTCACAATCCCGAGAACAGCCCCTCTGGCTTCAAgtgcacactcagcacagagcgcTGCAGGTGAACCGAGGAACCCAGAGTCCACGTTCGAGGCAAAAaggaggtggaggggtgggggctgctaTCCACATGctttttgcttccctctttttgcAGACTTGGAGGATAGGTGAGGGATGAGAGCTGGCCCCCGTGCTTTGTGCAGGGGGTTCCACACCAGGGCTTGTTGCCAAGGCTGGTCGAGGGCCCGTGAGGTGCCAGGCGCTGGTGTATCTCATTGGAAGCTGGCTGCAGCCCCTTGAGGTATTAGTGAGGGTTGCCTGCCCGCAGGGGGAGGACCAAAGCCCCTTTCAATAGAGAGGCGGCGGACAGATGATAAAGAGCTCAGGTTTTGAAAACGGATGCACGTGGATTGTACTCCCGACCCCGCCAGGTACTAAGAAGTGGCTGTGgcttctgaggctcagtttcctcatctgtaaaacgggcaACACAGGTACTTTATATGGATGTTTGTGCGGATTCAAagagtgccaggcacagagcaagCAGCTCTCAGTGCCGGCTTCCTTCTCACACCTTTGCAGACCAAGAGAGCAGGGCTCAGGCATGTTGAATCACGTTAGGGGCAGAGCTCAGGGCCTGTCACTGATGCATCTCACCCCTTTCCTCTCTCAGGTTGACCTGGGTAGGAAGGGACAGCACGGCCCTCCACTTGCCCTTCTGACAGTCTGCAGCTGGTTGCATCCCGACAATCGTCAAgttattcgttcattcattcattcattcatttgtccacaatgatttcttgagcacttactctgaGCTAGGCATGATGTAGTGAACAGGCCAGATGAATACCTCCACCCCCAACGGGTTTGTACTGTAATGGGAGcgagagataaaaagaaagacaaataattatGATGCAGATAACACAGCAGATGACAACACactgagaagggaaaggaaggtgggGATGGAAGTTTTGAAGAACCGGCCATGGGAGGGTTGACGTTTTAGACTGGTAAAAGCCTCGTGGAGAAGATGGGTGGGACATGAGGGGTTGGTCCATGTGGACAGTGTGGGGAGGAAGCATTCCAGAGgccacagcaagtgcaaaggtccggAGGCAGGAGGGTACCTTTCCTGTTGGGGTCATCCGGGGGGCCATTCTGGCCTGAACAAAATGATCCAGAGGGAAAGCTGCCGCAGACAAGGACAGGTTAGAGGAACCTAACAGGTTAGAGGAAGGACTTGGGTTTTTAATCTGAGTGCACAGCTTCGTGCAGAGGTCGGCAGGGCTGCCCAGGATGAGGCAGGTGCCCGGCACAGGGGGCTGGGCTGTGAGTAGCCTGTGGCAGGGACAGGGGACGAAGGTAGAAGCAGAGAGACTGGTTGAGAAGCTGTTGCAGGAATCCGAGCAGGTGCTGATGGCCTGGGCCGGGGCGTGGGTTGGGGCAGCGGTGGGTGGGAAGCATTCAGTGAGGTCGGAGTGGGTGTGGCCAAGGTGAGAGCCAAGGTGGGGCCTTTTTAGTTTCTGGGGACTCCTCAGCCCCTCGCTCTCAATCTAATGAGTGGTGGGCAGCCCCACACAAAGCCCACCTACATCCTCTTCACAGCCAAGCCTGAGAAACGGGTTTCAACAGTGAGGTAGTTAAACTTGTGAGCTCCAACATCAGGCAGGTTTTCGATGAAGCTGGCTCCAGATCTTTCCAGCTAGTGACCTTGGCAAAGTTAGTTTCATTCCAAGAGCccctttcatctgtaaaatgggatcatcGTCGGATTGGACCCACGAGAATTGACTGGGGCCCGGGGCAGACGGGCACGTAGTAGGTCCTCAGCGAATATTAGTTTTGTCACCTGGGGATAAAAAAAGGAGCAGCCCTCTTCCCCCCTTCCAGAGCCTAATTCTTTCACTTCAGCTAAAACTTCTCCGTAACTTTCATCAGCATAGGAAAGGGGGGGCCAGCGTAGAATGACcgagggagcaggggaagagagtgaTTCCAGAAACAGCCTGGATCCCTCGGTGCAGGAAGGAGTGTGGTTCCCTGAGCGCGGCCTGGCGTGAAGGAGAGCCCTAAGTGCTCATGCGCCGGGCACATGACAAATACACTTGCTGTGGCCTCTGGAAtgcttcctccccaccaccctgcagCCGCTTGCCTTGAACAAGACCAAGGGAAACACGGACCCGTTTTCCCCTCACGGGCCATGCATGTAATTTGTCATCTTGTCTGATCACGGAGTGATCCCAGAGTCTGCGAGGGCTGGGCACTTCTCCTCAATCCATGCCTGGCCAGACGGGGGCCCTGAGGActgggaggggcacctgcgtCCCCCTTTGCAGATCGTGATGAGCATGCGCGGGAGGGACGGCTCCAGCCATGGATCTGCTGCtgctgggaggagaagggaacCCACTGTAACGCTCACCCCAAGATTTCACACTTTAcgtctcctttttctctctacaTCTCTTCTCAGCTCTCCtgtctttggtttattttgtttgccttttgaTTTCTAGGCTCTACTCTCTCCCCTACGctaacacacccacacacacacacacacacacacacacacacacacacacggtgatTTCTGCCTCTACTCACAGTTCTATAAGCTAAAAGTGTTCGCCTGGACAGAGGTGTTCCGGAACATCTCCAAGAAAggaattctttctgtctctctcacagcGCCCCGCAGCTGAGACAGACTGGCAGGCCTGTGAGACACTTCTGGGTCGCAGGGACCTCCATAGGTAGGCCACTCAGGAAGGGGAGCAGGAGTACGCACTCTGTTGGTGTTGTCAGGGTGGAGTCAGGCGGCTTCCGAAGAGCAGTTCAGTAGTTTAAATCCAGAAGCCTTAAAAGCGTGCCCAACGTTTAGCACGGCAATGCCTGCGTTTAAGAATACCGCCAGATGGTTTTCAAAAAAGACTACAAGGAAGCATGTTACGTACAATaatgaaaaactagaaataactgCAGTGTCCAACAATAGGGGATTTGTTAAAAAATAGGATACACCCATGCGATGGAATACCATATAATATTAAAGCTTCAAGTTCTAGAAGGTGCAATAACAGGGGAAAACGTTTACATCATAGCGGTCGAGTGAAAAAAAAGTAGACTGTAAAAAGCCCACGTATCCTATAagcccaaatttatttttagttttaatttaaaaaaatgtttgaacccacatttatgtttttaagtttatttatttattttgagtgagagagagagggagtgtgagttggggaggggcagagagagagggagagagagagagagaatccaagcaggttctgccctgtaagtgcagagcccgatgcggggctcaaacccatcaactgtgaggttctgacctgagctgagatcaagagtcagttgctcaaccgactgagccacccaggtgccccggagccgaaatttatttttaaattttgaatttgggTATGTGCAGAGATTAACGATTAAAGAAATTTATCAAGATACGAAGTGTTATTTCAGCATTTGCAGTACGAGTGATGTTGGTTTTCCTCTTTGTGCTTTTTGGTATGTTGGTAGTTGAGTGTAGACTCAAGCCAGACTACCTGGATTTAGGTCCCCGGCTCTATCACATACTCGCTGTGTGGCCTTGtataagttacttaacttctctgtgcctcacttttccccttataaaatggggatgatgatgatgatgataatactGGTCTCATAAGGTTGTCGTAagcatgaaatgaataaatacatgtaaagtacttagtATAGTGCCTGCTCAATAGTACACACTTTTTAATGGTTAcctgttattttcaaaatttgctttGAGGAACATTGAAAACTTTTATACTCAGGGGGGAAAAGGAATAATTAGCTTGAAACGGAGGAAAGGGACCAGGAAAAGTAAATATCACTCAAAAATCCACCCACTGTCTGCCCCCAAAGTTGATACTAAGGACAGAAATTGGATAATATCCTTGTAATTTACAGACCAAATTCACTTTGGCCCAAATGGCCTAGAAAATTAGGGGAAAGAAATGACTTTTAATCAGATGACCTAGATGGATGTGAGTGGTCCTATTGCTTGCTGGCTGGAGGGAGGAGCTTGGGAGAAGGCTCGGGGGTCTGGGTGGGGGAGAAAATGGTAGGAGGTGGTCCGGACAGGAGAGGTCCCCTTTGGCAGCAAAGTTCTGGCTTTGTGCTGCCCGAGCGAGATCATTCAGGTCAGTGATCATTCTACAGGTGTTTTTGCAATGCCTGCTATGGGCGACTTTAAAGGGGTTACATCTTTTGATTATCGAGACCATTGATTCAATAATCCAGTAACGATAGCTTCTAATCATTGACCACTTCCTGTTTATGGGTGCTCTGTTCTAACAACACCAACCATGAATTTCTCATTTAGTCTTTACTAACCCTGTCGCGTCAGGGGTCATagcatcctcattttacagacgaggagcCTGAGCACAGAGAGTCAATGGGCACAAGGTCAGAAAGCTTACACGTGCTGCATTTCACATCCTGGGCCACCTGCTTAGAGCCACAGGGTTTAACACTGTTCCGCCAGCATTCAGCTTCCTTTGGCTCTAGAAATCAGAAGAGGCCAAGTGTCTTCAAAGAGCCCTCGTGGCAGTCCTTTCCTCGTGTCTCTGAGACCTGACTCCTACCTTTTTATCCTCCCTTCCCAACTCCCCATTTGTTTCATCCTGCTCTATGGAGTTGGGGAATACGTTTTTTGAATAGCACGAAGACAGTTCATTTAGTGTTTGTGGTTTTCCTGAATTGTACTCCTGCCTCGAAAGACACCAGGTGATCAGCACTTATTTCTGTGgagacacatatatatttttttttatatatatttttttaagtttaagaaatttttttaactggaagcgcctgggtggctcagtcggttaagcgtctgacttcggctcaggtcatgatctcgcggtccgtgggttcgagccccgcgtcgggctctgtgctgacagcccagaacctggatcctgtttcagattctgtgtctccctctctctctgaccctcccccgttcatgctctgtctctctctgtctcaaaaataaataaacattaaaaaaaaattaaaaaaattttttttaactgtgggaAAATATGcattaacataaaacttaccatcttaaccacttttgCGTGTATCGTTCAGTAGCATTAAGTGCCGTTCACCATGCTGGTTAGACAATCTCTGGAACTCTTTCCATCTTGAAAAAACTAAAACTCTGTgtccattaaacactaactccccactctcccctctttctcagcccctggccaccaccgtcctattttctgtctctatgagtcTGACTACTTTAGGGatctcatataagtagaatcataggttatttatctttttgtgactgtctttatttcacttaggataatgcccTCAACGGTCATCCATATTGTCATGTGTCGTGtgtcaatttccttcctttttaaggtggaACAATGTTCTATTGTGTGTACGTACTACAATTtggttatccattcatccgtcagtggacgcttgggttgcttctggctcttggctgttgtgagtaACACGGCTATGAACACGGTTGTGCAAATCTCTTAGAGACCTCGCTCTggacccagaagtgaaattgctgggtcacatggtaattctgtgttCAGTGTTTTGAGAAACCGCCACACCGTTCTCCACATCGGCTGTCCGGTTTTccattccttccatttctttacatctctccccattttacagttcaCAAGGGCCCCATTTTCGCTGCGGAGGAGCGTTTTTAACCACGGTGCCCTAATCCCCTCTCGTTTCTCTCGGGGCACAGGTCAGTCCATTGTGGGCTGCAAGGCCATCCTCATTGACGACCAGGTTTTCGTGGTGGTGGCCCAGCTCTTCGGCGGCTCCCACATTTACAAATACGACGAGAGCTGGACCAAGTTTGTCAAATTCCAAGACATCGAAGTCTCCCGCATTTCCAAGCCCAACGACATCGAGTTGTTTCAGATCGAGGACGAGACGTTCTTCGTCATCGCAGACAGCTCGAAAGCTGGGCTGTCCACAGTGTATAAATGGAACAGCAAAGGATTCTACTCCTACCAGTCTCTGCACGAGTGGTTCAGGGACACGGATGCGGAGTTTGTGGACATAGACGGGAAATCGCATCTGATTCTGTCCAGCCGCTCCCAGGTCCCCATCATCCTCCAGTGGAATAAAAGCTCTAAGAAGTTTGTCCCCCACAGTGATATCCCCAACATGGAGGACGTACTGGCCGTGAAAAGCTTTAGAATGCAGAATGCCCTCTACCTTTCCCTCACCCGCTTCATCGGGGACTCCAGGGTCATGAAGTGGAATAGTAAGCGGTTTGTGGAGATCCAGGCTCTTCCATCCCGGGGGGCCATGACCCTGCAgcccttttcttttaaagataaccACTACCTGGCCCTGGGGAGTGACTATACGTTCTCCCAGATATACCAGTGGGATAAGGAAAAGCAGCTATTCACAAAATTTAAGGAGATTTATGTGCAAGCGCCTCGTTCCTTCACGGCTGTCTCCACCGACaggagagatttcttttttgcatccagtttcaaagggaaaacaaagatttTTGAACATATAGTCGTTGACTTAAGTTTGTGAAGGTGTGATTGGTGAATTTAAAAGACATGTAGCCCTGGCTCTCACAGGAGAGCGACCAAGAAGCAAATACAAAAAAGAGCCAAGTTCAGAGCTCTGAAATTAAAACCGCACTGGGGGAATAGTTagaagttttcaaaattttagaaCTCACATTTTAATCAGGGATCGCATTTATTGGCTAATTGCATGACGTGTCCGTTCTCCCATTTAAAAAGACATCTTAAAGCCTGTTGTCACTGAGAAAAGAGTACAGCATTAGCTCTTAACCATCTAGGACagtaatgtgcttttttttttttttttttaatgaggaaggaGAAAGTTGGATAAGATGGGATAGCTCttataatgaaataaacaaacaaacaaacaaagaccaAACTATGGGCCCTTCTCATTCCATTTTAGCAATCCTTTTGGTAAGAACTCTTAAAGCCAAAGTCAGCTGAAAAGATTTGCTGATGATTCGTTTAAAAATCTGGTAACACTCAGCAATGCTATTTTGAGCCATTTCAGTTTCCTGAATCCCCCTTAATAGCAGAACGTTGGCTATTTCATTGGCTCACGTAGACGCACATCATGGGTGTGTTAACAAAATAATGTTGGACGTTGCTTCCTTTACCACAAAGAGAATACTCTGCTGATGCATATCTAGGCCCAGCTCGGGCTGTAGGCCCATGAGTGAGACAAAGGCATTTCCCCTCTTCCTTGTGGTTCAAAGCC
Coding sequences within:
- the LGI2 gene encoding leucine-rich repeat LGI family member 2, which gives rise to MALRRGGGGGGGGGGGGAPGLLLLLSAACLIPPGAQVRRLARCPATCSCTKESIICVGSSWVPRIVPGDISSLSLVNGTFSEIKDRMFSHLPSLQLLLLNSNSFTAIRDDAFAGLFHLEYLFIEGNKIETISRNAFRGLRDLTHLSLANNHIKALPRDVFSDLDSLIELDLRGNKFECDCKAKWLYLWLKMTNSTVSDVLCIGPPEYQEKTLNDVPSFDYECTTTDFVVHQTLPYQSVSVDTFNSKNDVYVAIAQPSMENCMVLEWDHIEMNFRSYDNITGQSIVGCKAILIDDQVFVVVAQLFGGSHIYKYDESWTKFVKFQDIEVSRISKPNDIELFQIEDETFFVIADSSKAGLSTVYKWNSKGFYSYQSLHEWFRDTDAEFVDIDGKSHLILSSRSQVPIILQWNKSSKKFVPHSDIPNMEDVLAVKSFRMQNALYLSLTRFIGDSRVMKWNSKRFVEIQALPSRGAMTLQPFSFKDNHYLALGSDYTFSQIYQWDKEKQLFTKFKEIYVQAPRSFTAVSTDRRDFFFASSFKGKTKIFEHIVVDLSL